The DNA window GCTTCCGTCCTTGTGTTGCATGTGTGTCCTGGGTGGCAGCCCCCCGCTGATGGTCATCGTCGTCTGAATCTGTGCGAACCCAATCACCTTCGATCGATCTACGTACGATACATTCGTGTGCGTTCGACACATCGTACGATGGTCTAATCCTGCTTGCTGGTTACGTGCGCAACAGGACAGCGACGACCTTCTGCCAAATAAATGGATCGTCGACAGCCGTCCTGCCTATTCCGTACTCGCACATACCATCGCTGCGTTGCGCGGATGCAGATCCGCAAACGCAATGCACGTTGCAACTTTGTTTGATCGATCATTATTCTTGATCGAGTGGCTGAGGTTATTTACAGGCAATGCAACGATAGATAGTATAGAGTATGCGTATGCCTGCCAACGGGCAACGGCCGTCCTCCAACCACTGTATGCATTATTTCCGGCTGCATTCCTCTTGATTGTCAGTTGTCACTGGTGCAGTACGACGGCCGTCTTGTTAGCCAAGACGAATGCGTATAGCTGGAAACCAAACCATTCAATTGGGGAATGGGGTAGTATGTTTGTGCTGAAGATCTCTTTAGTTTTCTTCCGGACGATGTTCAGTAGTACGTAACTGCATGGTTTCGATCATGCATCCAGAATAATGTACGTGTAAACTTTCACACAACAATTCATACTTTCAACAACTCAAACACTGCAAAtgtcaaataaataaataatgcTACTAGAAAAGGATCATCATGTCCACAACCAGTGAGCGTTTCCTGGTCACTACCACTCTCCGATCCATGATTGTCGTCGCAACGGCGGTGTGGTCAATTTTGTAACGGGCAAATGCATTCTACGAATTGAAGGACATATGTATAGCGATGTCACTGTTGGTACCTCTAAACCGCCAAGTAAACGGCGTGCAGACTCAAAAAAGCAAGAAAAACGTGTGCTTGCTTGATGGTTGGCCGATAAGAAAACTTGCATTAGGGGTTTTGAACGTACGGTTCAGTTTCCTGATAGTAAACCTCTTCAAACAAATGGTAACTGAGTCTCATACTGTGAACATTCATCTGGTCGCCTCATTTGGAAGTTATTCGTCCGGCATCCTCAAATGCTGATGCCGTGCTATATAATCGCTCTGGAATTTTTTTTTGTAAAACTCTTTGTGAAAATTTTCAAATTGTAACAGATTCATCCTATTCAAGCATGCAAAGGCTGGCATGGCTTTATATATATTAGACCTACATCCCTACTATATGACTTCGTTTCCTAGAAAATCCGTGCAGCAGATGATCCTGTTCTTGACACATTATACGGTCTACACCAAAACTATTTTCTTAAATGAAGGTATCTAAGGACTAAGGAGGTTACCTACCATGGAAAAACAGTCTTTAGATGTAACTCATTTTAGCTGGTTTTGCATGGCCAAGAAGCGCATCGGTTTGGCTGGGTAGCCTGGGAAGACCAGACTTATCTATTTGTTCGATAAACTAGCTAAGTTTGTGAATATGGAGATCGAAAGCTAATTAAGTTTATAGACTCACTTATTAATTCTACAAAGACTAGAAAGTATATCATAATTAATGAATATTCGTAAGTCATTTCTTTTCGCCAAAAAAATACAAAGAAAAGTCCCGGCCGAAGAAATGCAGCAAAGCTTCCTCCGAAGAAATTAGGCAATGATCAGTAAGCTGGCTGAAGACCAGTAGGTTAACTGTGGTTGCTGGTTGCTAGGCCTAAATGCCGCCAAAACAGGTACAACAACGCTGAATTGGGCCGCACAGCAAAGTCCTGGGGAGTTGAGATGGAGGGTGTCCTGCTCGATCGGGTGCCATGCATGGTCATGTCTGGAGGAAGAAGGTGGTTGGGGGAAGGAGAAGACTGCAGGTAGAAGACATATAGAAGACCTCTTAGATGAAATGTTTTGGTGAAGATTTGCTAGTATGGTCCAAATTCATGTATGGGTACTAAAGGCTAGCATCCAGGTATGTGCTAGGTGGACCCTATCAGGGGTGGAGCTACGTTGCAAGCTCTGGTTGCAGCCGCAcctagaaaaaaaaaatctattaTCACTTCTGAACTCTAATTTTTCACCATGTTTGCTTGAATATGGTGCATAACCTATGAATTGGCGCACCCTCTCTATTTTTGTCTAGCTCCGCCCCCAGATCCTATTATGCATagggagatatatatatatatatatatatatatatatatatatatatatatatatatatatatatatatccctaTGCATATTatgtgtgtgcgcgcgcgcgcgtgcgtgtgTGTGTTTAGGATGACGATATATAGATGGCCTCGACTCGCCGCTTCGCCCACGAACCTCCTCCGATCCACCGTTCGGTCAACCTTCTGTCACAATAGTCTTTGCTCTAAAGCTTCCAAGTCCTAATCCCCAATCCTCAAATATAGCCCCTGATGAAACACCAAATCCCCTAATCCACCCATCAGAGAGGCTTGATCTCGCCACAAATGGAAGAGAGGCAGTGCAATCTGATCAGACTTGAAGATTTGagtgaaggaaaaaaaaaggtgtGGATAGCTCAAGACAACAAATAACTCAGGTTTCATATATCAATGCAAATCCATATATACTAACCTAGCAACACATACACACTACAATAAGTAGAGTACTACTACACACACGGTTGACAGACGTACGTACACTTGGCCAATCGTTATTCGGCACCACCATTTGGATGGATCGTGAGATGATGTTGGATCCAAGCCCTTGATCAGCAAACACTTTTTATTCCATGGAACAGGCGGAGACGACGACATCCACGCAATATTCCATCATGTTTCACCACCCTCTTAATCAACATTAGCATTACCTACCTTGATCCGCTCCGATCCATTTTAGCGCTGCTCGTACGCGACCCGAGAACTGACGATGTGACGGTACGGACGGGAAGGAGGTCGAGGGGCTCGATCCGCGGTCGAGCTGTGGCTAGCCGCTGTCCTGCTCCTGCAGCACCTGGACCAGCGCGGCGCGGAGGCCGTCGTCGTCCTGAAGCTGGGCGGGCACGTCGACGACGACGTCCTGCACGGTCAAGCCGTGCACGCGGGTGACGCAGGCGTGCTGGACGTGCAGCTCCAGGGAGCGGAGCGCGCCCATCAGACGCGCGGCCGCGTGCGGGGCCGCGCTCGTCGCGCGCACCGACGCCGCGTCGGGCCCGAGCATCCGCacctccacggcttcgtcgccGTGGCCGGGCGCTCCCGGGGGAACGCAGGAGGCCGCGACGACGGGCTCCCatctcgcggcggcggcccgcctGGACTCGGCCTCGAGCCGCGCGACGCGGGCGCGGAGCTCCGCGATGTAGGCTGCGGCGTCGGCGAGGAGGGAGGCCTTGTCCATGCGCGACACGGTGGGCACGGCGGCCCGAAGGTCGCAGAACCGGCGGTTCAGCTTCTCCCGGCGCTGCCGCTCGGCCTCGACGTGGCTCACGGTGGGGCCCTCTGGGCGGGGGCCGGGTTTCCggccccgccgcttccccgggCGCTGAGCCGCCGGGACCGTGCAGGCGCTcggctcctgctcctgctgcggcggcggcgcgggctgcGGAAGCGGCGCCGGCTGCACGGAGAGCTCGGAGTCCGGCGAGAGGGAGCTCCCCACGGGCCACAGGTCGTCCCCGTCGTCGTATCCGGCCTCGTTCTTGGCCATGACGACGTCGCCGAGCAGCCATTGCTCGGGGACCTCGCAGGAGGTGAACTCGATGATCGGGTAGTGGCCGGCATGGGAGAAGAAGGACGGCGACGAGGTCGGGGACAAGGATGAGCACGGGGAGAGCAGGTCGTCCATGGCACCCACTCACTAGTCACTACTGGTGGTGGTCACGGCCGGCCTACCTGATCAACTCCTGAAGTGGAAAACGGACTGAGGCGCTCGGGACCTTTTGGTCATGCAATGTGCGGCACTGGCCTATAGGCTGTAGTAGCATCTGTGGTAGGTTCTGCTTTTATAGTGCCGGCCGGCGATACACATTTGCGTTTAGGGCCCTGCTGCATCGGTGACAAAGGTCTTGTTACGAACAGGGGCGCCATCCTTTAATTTTGGCCTGGGACGTTGGGAGTTGGAACGCTTGCTTTTGTCCAATTGGAACTAAGAGTAGATAAGAGAAACATGCACAGTAGTGAGAAAGTGACACGAGTTGTTCAAATAGCATACTAGAAATGCATCACCAAATAGTTGGCCAATGCAAATAGCATAACAAAAAACAAAACTGAGTCAGTTTGCATATACACACATGCATTCTGAATGGTTCCCTTGTTTGTTCTGGAGCCAGGTCTTTTTCTTGCCAGCTATTTTCTTTGACCTGTGTGTTTTTATACTATCTGAATTGAAGCCTCAAGTCAGTCAAGAACTCAAGATCAAAGTCTCCTGCGCCTCTGTGTAGACAAGCATATATATACCATTAAATATGAGTAATTACCGACCACTAAATAAGTCTAAATTACTCTTCATGGCCAAAGTTTGGATAACCTCTTAACTATCTTTTGGTTTAATTTGATCCTAAACTGTCTTACTATTATTACTAATTGGAGGCTTTTTTTCAAGTCTCCACGTGAAGCCATCTATGATCCTGCATGGACACTCTATAGAGAAATTCTAGAAATTTTTATAAAAATTAGAAATATCCGGCCATCAATTcgacaactctaatcataatagtcaTTGGATCTGTTATCTTTCCTAGTAAATTACTCACATCTATTATTATGAAAATAGACTAAATTAATCTCTAAACATGTATCTAATTACTCAcctctgccattataaaaaaGAATAAGTAACCTCCTAATCTTCGtataaattacccacctatgtaattataaaaataatgtAAATAACCCCTAgatttgcatataaattatccaattatatcattattaaaagttaaagtaacccATAAAttgaatctaaattatataattataacaaaatattaaagtgcaccagtataaaattctaaattactattcctatcattattaatatattatttatgttattttttacaaaaatactacccacgatatgtgtcatcatgtattcatgtatgatTAAAGAGATAAAAATACCAATTCACAAACaaatggttcaattaaatatatatcaaatacACATGGAGGTGCgatgcaaaataaaatctattacaactagataatgataaatataTGTTATCTTTTTCTACGGGTAGATAAATATGTATTCTAgagtatgtgttagaatatttaatagatgaagaGAGCAtcagatagataattataattatttactataaattttatttttatattaattttaatTAGCCGGTGCGGGAGCACAGGTTGACAAGCTAGTATCCTTTAAATGATCAGCTAGCGGTCGCTGTTATCGCACGCACGTGGCA is part of the Panicum hallii strain FIL2 chromosome 2, PHallii_v3.1, whole genome shotgun sequence genome and encodes:
- the LOC112883257 gene encoding transcription factor MYC2-like codes for the protein MDDLLSPCSSLSPTSSPSFFSHAGHYPIIEFTSCEVPEQWLLGDVVMAKNEAGYDDGDDLWPVGSSLSPDSELSEQEPSACTVPAAQRPGKRRGRKPGPRPEGPTVSHVEAERQRREKLNRRFCDLRAAVPTVSRMDKASLLADAAAYIAELRARVARLEAESRRAAAARWEPVVAASCVPPGAPGHGDEAVEVRMLGPDAASVRATSAAPHAAARLMGALRSLELHVQHACVTRVHGLTVQDVVVDVPAQLQDDDGLRAALVQVLQEQDSG